The DNA sequence TTTTGCAGGCCTTCGACTATACAGGTAGTATGTCGAGGACCGCGGAAACCTGAACGCCAGGCTTTTACCGTCAATCATGCCTTGAGGTTAGAAGGTAGAAATAAGTTTCCAGCTCAAGACGAGGCAATCCGGGTTATATTGACAGCCCCAGCCAAATACCTTATTTTGTATTTTCACGTCTTCCGGGGGTACAGCGCTGAACAGCTGAAATACTTGAAGGCATGGCACTCTCTCTAGAAGGTTGAATTATGTTTGGTATCGGTTTTCCAGAATTAATACTCATTCTCGCGCTGGCTCTTATTGTCGTCGGACCCGATAAACTTCCCGACTTCGCCCGCTCAATTGCCAAGACACTGGTTGATTTACGCAAGACTGCGGAAGGTCTGAAAAGCAGCTTCGAAGCGGAAGATAATCCGCTCTCGGAAATCAAGCCTCAACTTGAAGACGCCGCCAGGAATTTCAAGGAAACCGTCCTTGACGCTAAAGACAACACCCTGGAACCTCCGGCCGACCTCGCCAAACTTGATCCCGCCGGGAAAGCTGCAGAGCATCCCGCATCTCCGGAATGCGATGAACCCCAGTTACCGTCCACAGCACCATCCTCCGACAATCAGCCTGCATCTCCCGATAAGCCTGCTGAGGAAAAAGAATAATGCTGGAGAGAACAATCCAGGTTTTCCGGCCGCATCATCTTGAGTTGCGAAGGAGAATAATTCGCATATTCCTTGCCATTATCCTCTGCTCCGGTGTTGCCTATTATTTTTCGGAAGAGATAGCCGCCTATTTGATCGCTCCGCTGTATAGCGCGACTCCGCTGATGAAGAAGCTTGTCTATACCAACCTCCCGGAAGCATTCATAGCCTATATCAAGCTTTCTCTTCTGGTTGGATTAGCTGCGAGTTTTCCTGTGATTCTCTATCAGCTGTGGTCGTTTATCGCTCCAGGTCTGAAAAAAAATGAGAAAAAAATTGCTTTCACCGTGGTTTTCTGGGGAAGCTTACTGTTTGCATTAGGCGCCTTTTTCGCCCTTTTCGGAATGCTGCCGAGAATGCTGGCATATTTTATGAGCTATGCCAGTGAAAGCCTTGAGCCCCTGCCCCGTCTCGGCAGATACCTTACCTTTGTGATACGGACGGTAATAGCTTTTGGCCTGGCATTCCAGATTCCTTTTTTGATGGTGATGACCGGCAAAGCAAATATTGTCTCAGCTCAATATTTCAGAGCCAAGCGCATCTATTTTTACGGTGCCATAACCGTTATCGCTTTTCTTCTCAGTGCCGGCGACCTGATGGCTACGGTTCTTCTAACCATACCTCTGGTTCTACTTTATGAGTCGGGAATCTTGCTTATGCGGCTTTTCCGCGGCAGGAATTAAACTGGTCTCTTTTCATTCCAGCACTCAAATTTCCTCACTCCAGGCTACCGTCGTTCCTGGCCACTTATTCAAACTTCCCCTTGTATATCCAGCCCCAGGCTACCGTCACCCCTTTCACTAACTCAAAACTTCCCCTTGTATATGAAACCTTCCAGGCTACCGTCATTCCGGACTCCGATCCGGAATCCAGCTGTTGCTGTTGCAGTTTAGTATACAGAACAGAGCCTTATAACCCGTTTTATGGTAATGGGATGAATTTATGTAGGCGTATTGAGGATGTAGACGAGTGGGATTCCGGATCGAGTCCGGAATGACGAACAAGCACGTTCCGGTTTTTATCGATAAATTTCATTTTTAAGAAGACAGCACGAAATCCGGTTTATTGGTTTGCCTTTTTCATCATATTCAATGGTATCGGGCTGCAGCAGTTTGTTCATGACGCATCCCTCTTCAATCTTCAGGGGAAACATCATTTTCTCGGTCAATCCTGATTGTGCAACAAGGACATTATTCTCTATAGTATAGGTATGCAGGCCATAGTCTTCACACAGGGGGCATTGATAAACACGGCCGTTAGGGAAGATAAAGTAATTTTCAGCGACCTCTCCGGCGCACTCGAACTGTTCGTCTTCTTCCAGAAAAACCTTCGGATAGGTTACATGCATCCCCACCTCCGCCCCCAAAGCGGCAACAGCAGGTACAATATCAAGCCATTTTTGCCGACTCACCTGCGGAGTCTCAAATTGGTTTTCCCCATCGGCGTTTTTTGCCGATTCTCCACGTAAACCGATGACCTGAATGAAAAACCGCCTTACTCCAAGTTTCTGCAACAGCGGAATCATGCGGTGAAGATGATCAATATTTTTCCTGCTCACGGTGTAGATAACGCTTACCTTGAATCCCAGCGAGACCGCCCTTGCGATGTTATCGGTACAGGTACGAAAAACCCCTTCGCCCCTGATGGCATCGTTGATGCCGCTGTCCGGGCCATCCAGGCTGAAGCTGAGATAATCAAGAAGATCGGGCCGTGTCTTCTCCAAAAAATCATGAAAAAGATAACCATTGGTATCGACGGTGACCGAATACTTCATCTTTTTGGCGGTGGCGACACACTCTGCAAGATCGGGATGCAGCGTCGGCTCCCCTCCCAGGAAAATCAGGTTGCTCTTCTTCGAAGGATCGCAGAAAAGCTCGAGCCACTTTTCGATGGTCTCCCGGCTCAGCGTTTGCGAGCCGTGCTGGCTTGTATTTATATAGCAGTGCCTGCACTTGAGATTGCAGGCGGTTAGAATATGAAAAAATACATTCCGTTCTCCGGCCTTAAAACCGACTGTTCGTGCTTCAGGGCTGCTCATTTCTACTGCTCTTTCTCGTTGAGGCTATCGATATTTTGACTCATGGTGTACTCCGCCAACAGAGAGTTTCGCCAATATCCGTTTTCATTTTCGGCAAAGAACTTTCTGAACAGCCGGATGCTTTCACTTCTCAGTACATTGGGTATAATCTGTAATTCCATCGAGGCATACAGTGGTTTAAGCTGCGGTAGCGGAAGGCTGGTCCCTCCTCCCATAATATCCTCATATGCAAATACTATGGTCTTTATATTGTTGAGAATCAAGGTGGAGAAACACATCAGACAGGGTTCCATGGTCGAATAGATAACCACATCGCCGGAGAGCTTTTCTGGAAATCTCCGATATATCTCGCGCAGGGCAATGATTTCAGCGTGATCCATTTCGTTGTTCTCCCTGCTGTTCCGCCTTCTGCCGCTACAGATCACGCCTTTGTTGTCCGTGATAACACAGCCTACCGGGAATTCCCCGTTATCAAGGGCGATCTTGGCTTCTTCCAAAGCAAGCTTCATATAGGTTTCATGCATGTGCAAACTCCTGCCTGACATCACATCGACCGACCGTAATGGAGATTTTTTTCGGAAAACGCGACCGCTGTATGATCCTGAACAAGGTCATGGCCGAGGATATGAAAAGGAAGATATACCAGGGCAGTATGCCGCGCCTTGATGGTAACTCCGGGAAGGGAAGGCATGAAGTCCCGTTTGTTCATAACAGCAGCTGCAAGAATGGCCTTTAACGCCTGAACCGCTTCCATAGCCGGCAGGGTCACGGGATAAAGATTTTTGCTGAGATTTCCGGCTTTCATTGGAATTTTGTGCTGTGATACGGTTAAGTTTTTGGAAATCTGGAGGAAGTACTTTGGCCTGATTTTAAAAGCCGGCACCCAGAAATCCAGTTCCAGATTTTCGTGCATATCCCGGATAACCACGGGTTGATTGGTCAGCCGCAGAAAATCGGCAAAACTTTTGAGCTGCAGTCCCTCGCTGCTGATCGAAATTCTCCAGAAGGGTAGAAACCGGTCACCCTGAACGGCAGGAGCACAGGAAAACGCTACTCTTTCAAACCGGCCGTTTCTTTCCTGCCATAATGACTCACAATTGCGGCATTCCATCACCAGGCTGTCCCGCTCTCCACTCAGAGCCGCCGCACAGTGTGGACAGATAGTGGAGATAAAGGTCGGCAGCCACTTCTCCTTGACCGGTCCGCAATGTTTCATCAGAAGATCTGTGGATTCTGCGCAGATATCCCGATTAAGCACCCCATCGATCAGCCTGCCCTCCCTGAAGTAGGCAGGCAGGTAAATGCAGCTGATGGTTTCACCGATAAAGGAACGGTGGTACAATGCATCCTGATTGTCGGAAAAGGCGCTGGTAAGTTTTGCAGCCTTGGCAAAAATATCCTTGATCTTTTCGGTCAGTCCGGCAAAAAGCCCGGCGTGGCCGGCTCCGACCAGACGTATCTGCATGGCCTGAGCCCGCAGCCCCAGCGAAGCAGGAATTTTCTCACTGCTGTAGCCAAGCTGAGTGGTATCGACTATTCTGTGTTCCAACTCCGTGCCCATGCAGGAGTAGACGTGCCCCTTAAAGCGCAGATATGGGATATGAATGATATCCTTTTGCGCTACGGCTTCGCCTACC is a window from the Desulfopila inferna genome containing:
- a CDS encoding twin-arginine translocase TatA/TatE family subunit, with amino-acid sequence MFGIGFPELILILALALIVVGPDKLPDFARSIAKTLVDLRKTAEGLKSSFEAEDNPLSEIKPQLEDAARNFKETVLDAKDNTLEPPADLAKLDPAGKAAEHPASPECDEPQLPSTAPSSDNQPASPDKPAEEKE
- a CDS encoding radical SAM protein is translated as MSSPEARTVGFKAGERNVFFHILTACNLKCRHCYINTSQHGSQTLSRETIEKWLELFCDPSKKSNLIFLGGEPTLHPDLAECVATAKKMKYSVTVDTNGYLFHDFLEKTRPDLLDYLSFSLDGPDSGINDAIRGEGVFRTCTDNIARAVSLGFKVSVIYTVSRKNIDHLHRMIPLLQKLGVRRFFIQVIGLRGESAKNADGENQFETPQVSRQKWLDIVPAVAALGAEVGMHVTYPKVFLEEDEQFECAGEVAENYFIFPNGRVYQCPLCEDYGLHTYTIENNVLVAQSGLTEKMMFPLKIEEGCVMNKLLQPDTIEYDEKGKPINRISCCLLKNEIYR
- a CDS encoding nucleoside deaminase, with product MHETYMKLALEEAKIALDNGEFPVGCVITDNKGVICSGRRRNSRENNEMDHAEIIALREIYRRFPEKLSGDVVIYSTMEPCLMCFSTLILNNIKTIVFAYEDIMGGGTSLPLPQLKPLYASMELQIIPNVLRSESIRLFRKFFAENENGYWRNSLLAEYTMSQNIDSLNEKEQ
- the tatC gene encoding twin-arginine translocase subunit TatC translates to MLERTIQVFRPHHLELRRRIIRIFLAIILCSGVAYYFSEEIAAYLIAPLYSATPLMKKLVYTNLPEAFIAYIKLSLLVGLAASFPVILYQLWSFIAPGLKKNEKKIAFTVVFWGSLLFALGAFFALFGMLPRMLAYFMSYASESLEPLPRLGRYLTFVIRTVIAFGLAFQIPFLMVMTGKANIVSAQYFRAKRIYFYGAITVIAFLLSAGDLMATVLLTIPLVLLYESGILLMRLFRGRN